The proteins below come from a single Salvelinus fontinalis isolate EN_2023a chromosome 1, ASM2944872v1, whole genome shotgun sequence genomic window:
- the LOC129855451 gene encoding carnitine O-palmitoyltransferase 1, liver isoform-like isoform X1: protein MAEAHQAVAFQFTVTPEGIDLQLSHQALTEIYLSGLRSWKKKLIRLKNGVITGVYPASPSSWLFVVIAILATMYMRSDPSMGLIAKIQEHLPASQSLSAQCQTLVSAVLFSTLLWFSLIFTMRMCLKQLLSYHRWMFEQRGKMSNTTKVWVALVRIFSGRQPLLYSYQGSLPNQPVPAVKDTVKRYLESVRPLMTPDEFERMTSLATQFESSLGNRLQWYLKLKALWASNYVSDWWEEYIYLRGRSPIMVNSNYYGMDFLYVTPTPIQAARAGNTLHAFLMYRRKLNREELKPSRVPGTVIPLCAAQCERMFNTTRTPGEETDTVQHWQDSDYVAVYHRGRYFRLRMYSSSRPLSPREIESQLQRILDDPSPPSPGEEKLGALTAGDRIPWAKARKEYFSLGVNKRSLDCIEKAAFFVTLDDDEQGMMGEDPAASLDRYAKSLLHGKCYDRWFDKSFSVVIYKNGKIGLNAEHSWADAPVVAHLWEYVLATDSFQLGYNEEGHCKGEVDASLPRPQRLSWDITPECQEQISQSLAVAQALADDVDFHVFSFRDFGKGKIKKCRVSPDAYIQLALQLAYYRDRGVFCLTYEASMTRLFREGRTETVRSCSNESCAFIKALEGGEGVEVCRRLLRQASEKHQNLYKHAMTGAGIDRHLFCLYVVSKYLGVDSPFLKEVLSEPWHLSTSQTPVQQLELFDMVNHPEYISCGGGFGPVADDGYGVSYTIMGENMMNFHISCKHSCPQTSSHKYGGQIRQALLDMLQLLSPDQREPSRTDQSQTKKDL, encoded by the exons ATGGCTGAAGCCCACCAGGCCGTGGCCTTCCAGTTCACGGTGACTCCGGAAGGCATCGACCTGCAGCTGTCCCACCAGGCCCTCACGGAGATCTACCTCTCAGGCCTGCGCTCCTGGAAAAAGAAGTTAATCCGCCTCAAG AACGGTGTGATAACTGGGGTGTACCCGGCCAGTCCCTCCTCCTGGCTGTTTGTGGTCATCGCCATCCTGGCCACCATGTACATGCGCTCCGACCCGTCCATGGGTCTCATCGCCAAGATCCAGGAGCACCTACCTGCCAG TCAGTCTCTGAGTGCCCAGTGTCAGACGTTGGTGTCGGCGGTGCTCTTCAGCACGCTCCTCTGGTTCTCCCTCATCTTCACCATGCGCATGTGCCTCAAGCAGCTGCTCTCCTACCACCGCTGGATGTTCGAGCAGCGCGGCAAGATGTCCAACACCACCAAAGTCTGGGTG GCGCTGGTGCGGATCTTCTCGGGCAGACAGCCTCTCCTCTACAGCTACCAGGGCTCTCTACCAAACCAGCCCGTGCCGGCCGTCAAAGACACGGTCAAGAGG TATCTGGAGTCGGTGCGGCCGCTGATGACCCCTGATGAGTTTGAACGCATGACGTCGCTGGCCACTCAGTTTGAGAGCAGCCTGGGGAACCGGCTACAGTGGTACCTCAAACTCAAGGCTCTCTGGGCTTCCAACTAT GTGAGCGACTGGTGGGAGGAGTACATCTACCTGAGAGGACGGAGCCCTATCATGGTCAACAGCAACTACTACGGCATG gACTTCTTGTATGTGACGCCCACCCCCATCCAGGCTGCCAGAGCAGGCAACACCCTTCATGCCTTCCTCATGTACCGCAGGAAGCTCAACAGAGAGGAGCTCAAGCCT AGTCGTGTTCCAGGCACTGTCATTCCTCTGTGTGCAGCTCAGTGTGAGAGGATGTTCAACACCACACGCACTCCTGGAGAGGAGACCG ACACGGTGCAGCACTGGCAGGACAGTGACTATGTGGCGGTGTACCACCGGGGGCGCTACTTCCGTCTGAGGATGTACTCGTCTAGCCGGCCGCTGTCACCGCGCGAGATCGAGTCGCAGCTCCAGAGGATCCTGGATGACCCGTCGCCCCCCTCCCCGGGAGAGGAGAAGCTCGGGGCCCTGACGGCTGGAGACAG AATTCCCTGGGCCAAGGCCAGGAAGGAATACTTCAGCTTGGGCGTGAACAAGCGGTCACTCGACTGCATCGAGAAAGCAGCGTTCTTTGTGACCTTGGACGATGACGAGCAAGGCATGATGGGAGAAGACCCAGCTGCTAGTCTGGACCGTTACGCCAAGTCCCTGCTCCACGGGAAGTGTTATGACAG GTGGTTTGACAAGTCTTTCTCCGTTGTGATCTATAAAAACGGGAAGATCGGTCTGAACGCTGAGCACTCATGGGCCGATGCACCGGTGGTAGCACACTTATGGGAG TATGTGTTGGCCACAGACAGTTTCCAGCTGGGGTACAATGAAGAGGGCCACTGTAAGGGAGAGGTGGATGCCTCTCTACCCCGACCTCAGAGACTGAGCTGGGACATCACCCCAGAG tgtcAGGAGCAGATCTCCCAGTCTCTGGCGGTGGCCCAGGCTCTGGCCGACGACGTGGACTTCCACGTCTTCTCTTTCCGGGACTTTGGCAAGGGCAAGATCAAGAAGTGCCGCGTCAGTCCTGACGCCTACATCCAGCTGGCCCTTCAGCTGGCCTACTACAGG GACAGGGGCGTGTTCTGTCTGACCTACGAGGCCTCCATGACCCGTCTGTTTAGGGAGGGCCGGACCGAGACTGTGCGCTCCTGCTCCAATGAAAGCTGTGCCTTCATCAAAgccctggagggaggagag GGGGTCGAGGTGTGCAGGAGGCTTCTCCGCCAAGCCTCAGAGAAGCACCAGAACCTGTACAAACATGCCATGACCGGCGCCGGCATCGACAGGCACCTCTTCTGTCTCTACGTGGTCTCCAAATACCTTGGAGTGGACTCTCCCTTCCTGAAAGAG GTGCTGTCCGAGCCATGGCATCTCTCCACCAGTCAGACTCCTGTCCAGCAGTTGGAGCTGTTTGACATGGTCAACCACCCAGAATACATCTCCTGTGGCGGAGGCTTTGGCCCG GTGGCAGACGATGGTTACGGGGTGTCCTACACCATCATGGGAGAGAACATGATGAACTTTCACATCTCCTGCAAGCACTCCTGCCCACAGACT AGTTCCCACAAGTATGGAGGTCAGATCAGGCAAGCCCTGCTGGACATGCTTCAGCTGCTCTCCCCAGACCAAAGAGAACCCTCTAGAACAGACCAGAGCCAGACCAAGAAGGACCTGTAG
- the LOC129855451 gene encoding carnitine O-palmitoyltransferase 1, liver isoform-like isoform X2 — MAEAHQAVAFQFTVTPEGIDLQLSHQALTEIYLSGLRSWKKKLIRLKNGVITGVYPASPSSWLFVVIAILATMYMRSDPSMGLIAKIQEHLPASQSLSAQCQTLVSAVLFSTLLWFSLIFTMRMCLKQLLSYHRWMFEQRGKMSNTTKVWVALVRIFSGRQPLLYSYQGSLPNQPVPAVKDTVKRYLESVRPLMTPDEFERMTSLATQFESSLGNRLQWYLKLKALWASNYVSDWWEEYIYLRGRSPIMVNSNYYGMDFLYVTPTPIQAARAGNTLHAFLMYRRKLNREELKPWLLMSSVPCCSYQFERMFDSCRIPGTITDTVQHWQDSDYVAVYHRGRYFRLRMYSSSRPLSPREIESQLQRILDDPSPPSPGEEKLGALTAGDRIPWAKARKEYFSLGVNKRSLDCIEKAAFFVTLDDDEQGMMGEDPAASLDRYAKSLLHGKCYDRWFDKSFSVVIYKNGKIGLNAEHSWADAPVVAHLWEYVLATDSFQLGYNEEGHCKGEVDASLPRPQRLSWDITPECQEQISQSLAVAQALADDVDFHVFSFRDFGKGKIKKCRVSPDAYIQLALQLAYYRDRGVFCLTYEASMTRLFREGRTETVRSCSNESCAFIKALEGGEGVEVCRRLLRQASEKHQNLYKHAMTGAGIDRHLFCLYVVSKYLGVDSPFLKEVLSEPWHLSTSQTPVQQLELFDMVNHPEYISCGGGFGPVADDGYGVSYTIMGENMMNFHISCKHSCPQTSSHKYGGQIRQALLDMLQLLSPDQREPSRTDQSQTKKDL; from the exons ATGGCTGAAGCCCACCAGGCCGTGGCCTTCCAGTTCACGGTGACTCCGGAAGGCATCGACCTGCAGCTGTCCCACCAGGCCCTCACGGAGATCTACCTCTCAGGCCTGCGCTCCTGGAAAAAGAAGTTAATCCGCCTCAAG AACGGTGTGATAACTGGGGTGTACCCGGCCAGTCCCTCCTCCTGGCTGTTTGTGGTCATCGCCATCCTGGCCACCATGTACATGCGCTCCGACCCGTCCATGGGTCTCATCGCCAAGATCCAGGAGCACCTACCTGCCAG TCAGTCTCTGAGTGCCCAGTGTCAGACGTTGGTGTCGGCGGTGCTCTTCAGCACGCTCCTCTGGTTCTCCCTCATCTTCACCATGCGCATGTGCCTCAAGCAGCTGCTCTCCTACCACCGCTGGATGTTCGAGCAGCGCGGCAAGATGTCCAACACCACCAAAGTCTGGGTG GCGCTGGTGCGGATCTTCTCGGGCAGACAGCCTCTCCTCTACAGCTACCAGGGCTCTCTACCAAACCAGCCCGTGCCGGCCGTCAAAGACACGGTCAAGAGG TATCTGGAGTCGGTGCGGCCGCTGATGACCCCTGATGAGTTTGAACGCATGACGTCGCTGGCCACTCAGTTTGAGAGCAGCCTGGGGAACCGGCTACAGTGGTACCTCAAACTCAAGGCTCTCTGGGCTTCCAACTAT GTGAGCGACTGGTGGGAGGAGTACATCTACCTGAGAGGACGGAGCCCTATCATGGTCAACAGCAACTACTACGGCATG gACTTCTTGTATGTGACGCCCACCCCCATCCAGGCTGCCAGAGCAGGCAACACCCTTCATGCCTTCCTCATGTACCGCAGGAAGCTCAACAGAGAGGAGCTCAAGCCT TGGTTGTTGATGTCTTCGGTCCCTTGCTGTTCCTATCAGTTTGAGAGGATGTTTGACTCTTGTCGAATCCCCGGGACGATCACAG ACACGGTGCAGCACTGGCAGGACAGTGACTATGTGGCGGTGTACCACCGGGGGCGCTACTTCCGTCTGAGGATGTACTCGTCTAGCCGGCCGCTGTCACCGCGCGAGATCGAGTCGCAGCTCCAGAGGATCCTGGATGACCCGTCGCCCCCCTCCCCGGGAGAGGAGAAGCTCGGGGCCCTGACGGCTGGAGACAG AATTCCCTGGGCCAAGGCCAGGAAGGAATACTTCAGCTTGGGCGTGAACAAGCGGTCACTCGACTGCATCGAGAAAGCAGCGTTCTTTGTGACCTTGGACGATGACGAGCAAGGCATGATGGGAGAAGACCCAGCTGCTAGTCTGGACCGTTACGCCAAGTCCCTGCTCCACGGGAAGTGTTATGACAG GTGGTTTGACAAGTCTTTCTCCGTTGTGATCTATAAAAACGGGAAGATCGGTCTGAACGCTGAGCACTCATGGGCCGATGCACCGGTGGTAGCACACTTATGGGAG TATGTGTTGGCCACAGACAGTTTCCAGCTGGGGTACAATGAAGAGGGCCACTGTAAGGGAGAGGTGGATGCCTCTCTACCCCGACCTCAGAGACTGAGCTGGGACATCACCCCAGAG tgtcAGGAGCAGATCTCCCAGTCTCTGGCGGTGGCCCAGGCTCTGGCCGACGACGTGGACTTCCACGTCTTCTCTTTCCGGGACTTTGGCAAGGGCAAGATCAAGAAGTGCCGCGTCAGTCCTGACGCCTACATCCAGCTGGCCCTTCAGCTGGCCTACTACAGG GACAGGGGCGTGTTCTGTCTGACCTACGAGGCCTCCATGACCCGTCTGTTTAGGGAGGGCCGGACCGAGACTGTGCGCTCCTGCTCCAATGAAAGCTGTGCCTTCATCAAAgccctggagggaggagag GGGGTCGAGGTGTGCAGGAGGCTTCTCCGCCAAGCCTCAGAGAAGCACCAGAACCTGTACAAACATGCCATGACCGGCGCCGGCATCGACAGGCACCTCTTCTGTCTCTACGTGGTCTCCAAATACCTTGGAGTGGACTCTCCCTTCCTGAAAGAG GTGCTGTCCGAGCCATGGCATCTCTCCACCAGTCAGACTCCTGTCCAGCAGTTGGAGCTGTTTGACATGGTCAACCACCCAGAATACATCTCCTGTGGCGGAGGCTTTGGCCCG GTGGCAGACGATGGTTACGGGGTGTCCTACACCATCATGGGAGAGAACATGATGAACTTTCACATCTCCTGCAAGCACTCCTGCCCACAGACT AGTTCCCACAAGTATGGAGGTCAGATCAGGCAAGCCCTGCTGGACATGCTTCAGCTGCTCTCCCCAGACCAAAGAGAACCCTCTAGAACAGACCAGAGCCAGACCAAGAAGGACCTGTAG